DNA from Rubripirellula lacrimiformis:
GTCGCATCCCGGCATCGTCACCGCCACCGACGCGGGCGATTCGGGCGGCTGGCATTACCTGGTGATGGAATACTTGGATGGATTGGATCTGGCCGCCATCGTGCGGCGACTCGGTCCGCTGGATATCGCGGCGGCCACGACGATCATGCGAGGCGTGTGCCGAGCGATCGCTGCGGTGCACGATCGTGGTCTGGTCCACCGCGACATCAAACCGTCCAACATCATGCTGACCAGCCAGGGGACGGTAAAGCTGCTGGATCTGGGATTGGTGCTGGACCAATCCCAACCGATTGCCGATCTGCGGCTGACCACCGTGGGGCATGTCATCGGCACGCTGGCGTTCGCTGCACCCGAACAACTGAGCGACGGCGACAGCGTCGATTCGCGAGCCGATTTGTACAGTATCGGCGCCACCCTGTACCAATTGATCGCCGGACACCCGGCCCACGATTCCTCGCGTGGGATCGCGCCACTGGTGATCGACAAGACCACCCGCCCAGCCGATCGCTTGAAAGACGCTGCGGCCGAAGTCCCCCCGGCGTTGGACGATCTGGTCAGCCAGTTGCTGTCGCGTGACCGTGACGATCGCCCGGACCAGGCCCATGAAGTCGCCGATCGCTTGGATGCGTTCACGCGTTCGGTATCGCTGAAACCACTGATCCGACAAGCGATGCGAGCCGAGGATCCGGAACCGATGCTATCGGCAACCCTACCCATCCCGAATGCCGCATCCGGTGAACCACCGCGCCCTAATCGAACCCTGATCGGGTTCCTGGGCGGTGCCGCCGCAGCCGCGATCCTGGCCACCATCATCATCACGATCCAGTCCGACAAGACCCGCGTCCGCATCGAAACCGACGATCCAAACTTGGCCGTCCAAGTGTCGCAGTCACCAACGGTTGCCAGCGCCGATCCCAACGTTGCCCTGGGTGACACGGACGAATCAGCCGCTCCCATCGTCCCATCCAAGAAACGATTCAAAGGCGAAACCATCGATCATTGGGTAGGAATTTTGGAAACCGAACGCGACGTCGACACACTGGGCGAAGCGATCAATGCGGTTGTCAGTCTGGCTGATGAAAGCGATGTAGATGCAGTCGGTGCAATTCTAAGATCAGCCCGCAGGTTCGGCGGTTGGACGGCCAGTGCCGACAAGAGCGAACCATCTCAGCTGTACATGACTCAGTTTATCGACACGATCAAACGCATCATGCCATCACCGGGGATCGAAGCGATCACGGCAGAGCTGGGTGACGGAAATCAAAACAGCCGCGCGGCCTGTCTATGGGCGCTGTTGAACTTTGAAGGTGGATTCAGCGGTACGGCAAGCTCTCGACTGCTTGCCTGGGCAGATGATCCTCAGAACAAGCAAAAGGCCGATGCATTGCACCAAGCCTTACGTTCACTGACCGACGATGACTTGCATTTCACCCAAAGCATTTCGACAGCCCGTGATTTGTCATTGAAACTCGCGATCGCATTGAACGCACCACTCGACGAAGAACCCGGCCTATCGGAAGAGATCGATCAAAACGTCACCAAAGCCAAATCAATGCCACCGATCGCGGAACGATTGGAGGACCCTTTTCCCGGTGGGCGAAACACAACAAGACAGGCCAACTTTAGTGTCTACCGATTTATAGCCGCCAAGCAACTTGGCATTGAACTGCCGCCGGCACTGGAGGTTCAGGGACTACTGGACGACGCGTTAATTGCTAGAGACAAGCGGCATCAAGGGTTCCTGGACCAGTTGAAGAAAACGCCAGCCGTCTACGCCGACGAAGCACTCTTGTGGCTTTACACCAAAAATCCCAATTGGCTCGCGTCGCCGTCCCACTATTCTGGACAGACATTCATTGAGAACCAGGATTTGTGGACGAAGGCATTGCCCATCATTGTCGAGAACACAACGCGGCCAGACATGGCTGGCCAGGTGATGGATTTGGTTCTTGCGAGCGTTGGCACCAGCATTTCGGAAGACGCAAGGAAGCTGCTGCAGGCAGCCCGAGATCGCTGCGAAGAACGTTTTGTGGCCGAACCTGGCGAAAACTCGAATGACCCATTTAGTGCTGGTTCGGAATCCCCGTTTGGCGAAATGAAGCAGCCGCATTCATCGGGCGGCGGTATGTTCTAAGAATCGGCGTTCACGCTGCGTCAGCGAAGCGAAATTCGAACCAAGCCACCGTTCCCAACGACCGTCACTCCGCTGGTAGTACCGCCTTCAGACGGAATCGGAACGGCCCAAAACATTCCGGCTAAAGAGAGCGTCCCCCTCACCCCAACCCTCTCCCCCACATTGAACGCGAGCGGAACTCGCGTTCAACACGGGGGAGAGGGGGCAAAACGAGGGAGAGGGGGCAAAACGAGGGAGAGGGGGCGACGCGGGGGAGACGCGGAGGAGAGGGGGCAAAACGGGGGAGAGGGGGGGCGAAACGAAGTGGGGAAACACTTCGGTTGGTTGGCTTTCTTTTGCCCCCTCTCCCCCTGGGTTATCGAAGTGGAGCTTCGATAACCCAGGGGGAGAGGGCTGGGGTGAGGGGGCCGTGGTAACGCTGAATCCGGTGGCCCGCCCACACGGCAGGATGCTTTCGCCTCGCCGCGGCGGCCGTAAGCTGGACGCTCTCTTCAGGCCGAATCAGAATGGCCCAAACCACTCCGGCTAAGGCCGCTACTACGAACTTCATCGCTGCAATGACAACAACGTAGTGGAATTCCTTCCCACCCGGGGGAATTCTGGCGAATCCCACTACGCTTCACTCTGGAAACTTACTTCACCACGATCGGTAAGCTTTCGCTATGACCGGCGAACTCCGGTGCGTACATGCACTGGATGTTCGCGTAGCCGGTTTGGTACTGGCCGCGGAGCTGCACGCGAGTCGAATATTCGAACACGTACGTTCCCTTGGGTAAGTAATCGATGAAGAAATGGCTGGCCGTATCCCGTGTCGATTCGTAGTACGCCAACCCATCCTGGAACCGATACTGAGACAGCACATTGGTCGGCTCGGTACCGCTGCCTCGGTAATCCTTCAGGTGGACATATTCCATGTCACGATCGGTTCGCAGCACAATCCGCACGACCAATTCATCACCAACACTGACCGGACCATCGACCGCGACCAGTGTCGGACCGTTGTCCGTGTTGGTTTTCACAAACAGCGACTTCGTCAACTTCAGCGGCGTGCCGTCATGCGCCGTCACCTTGGACATGTCTTCCAGGTACTGCCAAGAAACGCTTCCCCAGGCCACACCGTCGTCCACCTTGGTGACGGTGATATCGCCCAGCGACGGGGTCACGTCGGCACCTGCGAAACGTTCCTCAAAGAACCCCGTGCCCGCTTCGACCGATTGCGGCTGGATCGTTTTCCCGCCCATCGACACTTGCACCAGTTCGTCGGACGCCAACTGATCGCTGCCGCGCAGCAACAGCGCGTAGACGGCGTCGGAAGTCGCTTTGGTCGTCTTCCAATCCTGCGTCTGTTTCTGTTTCAACAGCCAGACCTTGCAATCTTCGACCGCCTCGGCGTCGTCCATCACTTCGTCAAACGCCTCGATCATCATCGCCTGCGACTCGATCGGTGCGTGATACCACCACCACGACGCTTCGGTGTCTCGCCAAAACCGGCCCATTTCTTCGTCCGTGACCGATCGTTCTTTGATCGAACGCATGATCCCCTCGGCCGGCGCCCGATCGCCTAAACGTGTCAGGGCGATCGCGATGTGAGCCTGTGACTGTCGATTGCCGATCGCCAGCCAATGCTGTTTGGCCTGCGACACCCAATAGTCAAACGCCTGCTGATGCTGCGGCGCGACCGCTTGATCCTTCAAAAAGAAACTGCGGCCGTAAAGATACAAGGCGACGGTGTTCGACAGATGATTCTTCGAACGGTCGACCTCTTTGAGGTCATCGAATTCGTCGCTCATCCACTGGTCCAATGCCTGCAGCGACCCGATCGCTGCGGACATATCCACATCGACGCCCAAGTGACGCATCCGGCCGAATCCGGTCGTGATGTACAGCGTGATGTAGCGGTTCGAACCACCACCGGGAAACCAAGGCCACATGCCATCGGGCTTCTGCATCTGAGTCAACTGATGCAGCGTCCGTGCGGTCTCGTCCTCCAGCCGGTTCTTGTCGAACAAGATTCCGACATTGCGACGTGCTTGGCTCTCGGATTCGGCTTGTCGCACCCACGGGGTTTCTTCCAGCACCACCGATTTTAGTTCTTCGTTCTGCTGCAGCGGGCTGTCCAGTGCCGGGGTGGCCCGCCACTGGTCGAACACTCGACGGATCTTGGGATTGCTGGTCGCGATGTGCTGGGCCATCGCGTTGGCATAGAACCGATTGAAAGTCTGCTCGCTGCACTGATGCGGGTATTCCATCAGGTAGGGCAGGGCCATCACGGCGTACCAGGACGGGTTGGATACCATCTGAGCGGTCACCGACTGATGCTCCAACGAATCCGAATCGCCCGAACGAAGCAGTTTGTCAAAATCAAACTGCTTGGTTTGCTTGCCGCGGATCGGCAACGTGATCGACTCGGTGACCAGCACGCGGCGCGACAACACCGGCAGAACACCTTCTTCGCCGTCCGACAAACGTCCCGTCGACCCGACGGCCTTGTAGGTGATTGCCCCCAGTCCGTCCGGAACACGAATCCGCCAAGCGACCGTTTGCGATTGACCGGCCGCGATCTGAAACGGTTGGTCGGTTTCGTTGTTCTCCAACAGCGAATCGACGGACTTGGTCGTTCGTGCATCCGCAAAGGTCAAACGTACCGAACCGGTCTGCCGAGTCGGCGACTGGTTGCTGACTTTGACCGTGAACTCGATCTCGTCACCTTCGCGAACGAAGCGTGGCGGGTTGGGAACCACCATCAGATCCTTGGCCGTCACAGCGGTGTCGCTGATCCCGCCACTGCGCAAACTCCGATCATGGGCAAAGCCAAGGAACTTCCACTCGGTCAGCGCCTCGGGCATCGTGAACTCCATCCGTACCGTGCCGTCATCCGCGGCAATCAGCTTAGGAAAGAAGAACGCCGTTTCGTTCAAATTTTTGCGAACCGCGACTTCACCAAAATCCACCTCTGGTTTGGCCGGACCGGATCCATCGGTTCCATTCCCGGTCGCTCCGGTCGCGGGTGCAAACGAGGGCGATGCAGCGGCTGACATAGCCATTCCACCACCCATTCCTCCGCCACCATCATCCATCATCATCGACTCGGATGCGTGCATGGGCGGACCAGAGCTCCCCTTCATCATCGCTCCACGCATCATCATGCCGCCGTAACCTCGGCCACGAAACTGCTGAAACGGAGTCTGCAAGAATTCGGGCGGCAGTGAAACGTAAGACAAACTGCCATCGCGGCGATTGATCTGCCAGCCATGGACGATTGTCCGCAATTGCTTCGGCTGGTTTTCGAACGACGACGAGATGGATGATCGCTCGCGGCGAAATCCCGTGAACCCGGTCTGCCATACGTGAGGCAAGTAGGCGTCCAAGGAAGCGTCGTACAGCGTCGCCACCATCTCCGCCGCAGCGGCTTCGGAATCAGGTCCTTGGATCACAGCGGTCCAAGTTTCCTTCGCCGCCGGTGCCAGTTTCGACACAAAGTGTTCCCATTGAACGTCCAATTTCTTGTTCGTCCAAGGCACGTCGATCACGCGAGATTCCAAGTTCGCTCGGTTGTCACGCACCATCGTGACGCGCAGCGTGAACCCGCCTCGCATCTTCTCGTCGACCATCTGTTTGATCTGCATCTGAGTGTCGGCGGGGTCCGTCCAGAAACTCTCTCGGATCTCGCCACGACATTCGATTTCGACATAAGCCCGAGCCCGGTCGTAACCGCTGCCCCAAACGGCCACGTACTGCTGGCCTGGCTGAACCGAATCTGAAGGCGAAGCCAGTAAGAATGGGACCTTCGTCGTCAACCGATTCGAATCAGGATCCAACACTCGCATCTGAGTTTCGGCGTGAACGTCCTTGCCGTACGCATCTTTGGTTACCAGCTTCGCGCGATACATGCCCGGTTCCAAAGCAACCTTGACGACTGATCGGCCGGACGCGTCGGTCGCAAAGTCATCGTGGAACACCGCTTCGCCAACATCCCAAGTGACGGGATCCGACAGGTCCGGTTTCCTCGGCTGACCCTGTGGATATCGACGATAGAGTTCAACCAAGGCTGGCCGGTGCACTCGGTCGGGCTGCTGCAACCGATAGACTGTCAGCTTCCCGTTGGCGGCGCGGCTTTCTCCGTCCAGCGACTCGGTGCGAATCGTGATCTCGGTCGGCTTGTCATCGGTCAACCAATCGTCCGCATTGACCGATGCCGACAATGCGGTGTAGCCAACACGCACGGTCCGTTGATCCGATCGCGTCTCGCCCGTCGTATCGGTGACGTCGGCGTAGACCTGGTACTCAAACGTGGGATCCGATTCCACGCTGACCGACGAATCGGGTTGGGCAACAAACGATACGTCAAATCGACCCGCCGGATCGGTTGTCGCGGTGCCGTGAGCGATCTCTTGGCTGGCTCCCTGTTGAACCGGCATCCACCAACACGAACGCAGCCACCAAATCGGATATTGCACCTGGCGTACCACTCGCCAAGATACCGACGCATCGCCGATGGCGACTCCAGTGTAGGCCGTCGCCTCACCTGTCACCGTAACGTTTTCACCCAACTTGACTTCATCACTCGGCGGCTTCAACTCGACACGGAATTTCGGCCGTTTGTATTCTTCGACCGTCACACTGGCCTGACCGCGAATGGGCCCTTCGATCGACAGTCGCATCTGTCCGGTCAGTCGGTCGCGCGGAGCCACGAAACTGCCGGAGAAACTGCCAAAGTCATTGGTTAGGAACGCCTGCTTTTCAATTTCTTTTCCGTTGACGTCGGTGAACACCACGGTTCCCTTGGTGCGTGAGAGCACTCGGTAGTCGTCGGTGGCGGCGTGCTGCCGATAGCAGATCCCTTTGAACTGGATGGTTTGACCGGGCCGATAGATCGATCGATCCGTAAACAGCACCGCGCTGCGGACGGGATCGGATCGACGCCTACTTTGCAGCAGGTACAGTTGATTCGCACTGGAAATCTGTTGTCCATTGGCCGACGCCAACAAGGTCACATTCTGTTGACGACCTCCGGTGATACGAAACATCCCGTCGGTGTCGGTTTGGACGGTCGCAAATCGCTTGCGGTTGCGTGGTTGCTGCGGCGACTGGCTCCAAGCTTCGACGTTTGCGCCGACGATGGGATCACCGGTGCGTGCATCCAACAGGAATCCATCCACCAATCCATCGCCACTGTGGTTGCGGACCACCATCGACAGGTCGCTGACCCAAACATCGCACAGCGACAACTGGTTCACCGGCGAAGCAAAGTCCTTGTCATGGCTGGCGATCAACAAATAGGATCCTGGCGCGTCGATCGCCGGCGCGTCAACCGATTCGGTCCGCACCTGATAATCATCGGTCGCCGGAAGATCGGCCGACCAAGCCGCAATCGGTGTCCGAGTCAGTAGTTCGGACATCTCATTTTGCCCGTAACCATCCACACTGCTGCGTTTACCGCTTAGGAAATCCTGAAAATCGCTTCGCACCAAACGAAGATAGACTTTCGTGACGTTCTTGTAGGCCACATCGATGGTCGGTCGGATCACGTCGTCACCGGCTAGATTCCAGACTCGTTCGGTCATGATCGTGGCGGACGGCGATTCGATCTCTTGAATCATGTTGTAACAACGTCGACCACCCACCGAATCGGGATGACGCGTCAGTCCTTCGGTCGCCGCCGCGTGGGCTGCCACCGGATCACTTTGCCGCAGCGACTGAGCCAGTTCGTTGAGCGCCATCGCCGCGATGGGATGATCGATGTTTGCGTCTGCCAATCGACGCAGTGCCGATCGGAAACGTTGGTCCTTGTCTTCGCCAAACGCGTGATTGTTGCCAAACGTCAGCCGCGACTGGTCCGCGTCCAACAACGCCGATGGGTCAGCATCCGCTTGGTGGAACCGAATCAGCGACTGGTACAACTGCACCCCACGCAGCAGGGCAGAATCCTGGTCATCGGTTTCAGGTTGCCAAGCAAGAAAAGCGTCGCGGTCGTCAAAGATGGGGCCATCGGCTGACACCTCGAACGCATCTCGAACTTGCGTCGCCGCGTGCTCGCCCGCTGAATAAAAATCAAGCGCGTTGCAAACCAACACGTCGTACAGGGTGGGGCGGTACGACGTCGGTGCGGTACCAGGTTCCAACAGTTCGTCGAACTGACCGACCGGAGTCGTCTGCAACGCGTCAGCCGCGGAAAGCGCAGTTTGGAAATGGGCGTCGACTTCCGAAAGGATCCGATCCAGACCCCAAGTCGTGAAGTCGTCACTCGGGGACTGTGCCGTTTCGGTCCGCTGAGCGAATCGCCATCGATTCTGGCTGAAGTATTGCCAGTACCAGTTGGCTAAGATCGCTTCCATCACCGGTTTCATCTCGGCCGACGACTTCTCGATCTCTTCACGCAGTCGAGTGATTTTTTCTTCCGGCTTGTTGCCTTCGATCTGACCCTCCAACGTGATCTTCCAGCACACCGCATGGATGGCCGCGTCCACGTTCCCATCGGCTCGGAAACGATCGATCATCGGATCCAATCGGTCAATCGCCGTTTGCGGTAAGCCCTGGTCGATTGCCTGCCGCACAGATTTCCATTTCACGTCACGAGTATCCTGGGCGATCGAAGGGGCGGGTACCAAACCGAACGCCAACCACAGCGCCAACCATAGCGCCGGCAGCAAACGCTGTGAAGCATTCAGTAGCGCAAGTCGCCAAGACTTTCGGTGATCACACATCCTAGGCCGAAACTCTTGGCGAGTTCCGCTACGCCAGTAGATGGCATTGATCGCTAGCCGCCACGGGTTCAGAAGCGAGACGAATTGGCAAGAGAGTGAACACAGCAGCATCACAACATCATCCTTTGAAGCAAGAGCGGAGACCCACCAACCCAACGTCCCCGAGAATCCATCCTCATTGTGGTGGCAACCGTATGAATTTACAGCGGGGTTCGGATCACCAAATTGCGAATTTCGGTCATGTCTTCCATAGCAAATCGGATGCCTTCACGCCCCAATCCACTGTCTTTGACTCCCCCATAGGGCATGTTGTCGACGCGCCACGAAGGGATATCGCCAACTACGACGCCGCCAACGTCCAATTCGTCCCACGCTTTTTGCATCTTGTACAAATCCCGTGTAAAAATGCCCGCCTGCAGTCCAAAAACGCTGTCGTTGACCCGATCGAGTGCCTCGTCAAAGCTGCTGAACCGGCTCAGCACCGCTACCGGCCCGAACGCCTCTTGGGTACAGATGTCCTGCTGGGCGGGCACGTCTTCCAACAAAGTCGCTTCCAACATCGATCCTGTGCGACCTCCCCCACACAGCAGTTTCCCGCCCGCAGCGACCGCTGTTTGAATCCAGCCATCCAAACGCGCTGCCTCGGATTCAGAGATCATCGGCCCGACAAAGGTGTCTTCGTCCTTGGGGTCCCCAGCCACCAATCGCTTAGTCGCCGCCACCAACCGGTCTCGTAACACTTCGTAGATCGATTCATGCACGATGATCCGCTGGACCCCGATGCAGCTTTGCCCGGACTGGTAAAAGGCCCCGATGACCAACCGTTCGACGACATCGTTCAAGTCCGAATCCTGATCGACGATGCAGGCCGCATTCCCCCCCAGTTCCAACACCACCTTTTTCTTGCCCGCCTTGCTCTTCAAACGCCAACCCACATCCGGCGATCCGGTAAAGCTGAGCAGTTTCAGTCGATCATCGGTCGTGAACAGGTCCGCACCGTCGCGGCTGCAGGGCAGAATTGAAAACGCCCCCGCGGGCAAATCGGTCTCGGCCAAGATCTCGCCGATCATCAAGGCACCGATCGGAGTTCGACTAGCCGGTTTCAGCACGAACGGGCAGCCGACCGCGATCGCCGGTGCAATCTTGTGCGCCGCCAAGTTCAACGGAAAGTTGAAAGGGGAAATGAAAGAACACGGTCCGATCGGAACCCGTTTCCACATTCCGCGATAACCGCGAGCCCGAGGTGAGATTTCCAGATTCATCACCTCGCCCGTCATCCGTACCGATTCCTCGGCCGCGATTCGAAACGTGTCGATCAACCGCGTCACTTCGCCTCGCGAATCCTTGATTGGTTTGCCCGCTTCGATGCACAGCGACATCGCCAGTTCGTCAAAACGCTCGCGAAACCGCCCGACACAGTGGTCCAGTATTTCTCGTCGCTGGTACGGTGGCATCCGCCGCATCGCATCAGCTGAATCAGCCGCCGCCGCGATCCCTTGTTCGATCGCCGCAGAATCCGCCACCGCCACGCGCGTCGCGACTTCTCCGGTGTATTTATCCGTCACCTCCAGATCCGTGTTCGCCGCAACCGGTCGACCGGCCAAGTAGTACGGATAGCTTGGTTTCAACATTGTGGGTTTCCTTGTGAGGTCAACGGTGCGGTCTAACTAGAAAACGTCGCCTTCAATGAGTCGTTTGGGCGCTCGCCCCGGTTCTCGGGTGACGAAACCGAGGCTATCGGCCTGCCGATTTTGTGAGCCGCGATCGCTTAAGCGGCCGGGAATCCCCCACTGCCGTTGAAAGTTGAACTCCAACAGCAGTCGGCTAGCGTCAAACGGCTAGCCAGTTCAAAACGCTGCGAGTTGCGAGGCAACCATCCAAAGTGACATTGTCTCACTAGACCGCGGCGCTTAGACGCTTGATGTCGTGATTCAGGATCTGATCATTTTCGCTGTAGTCGACCGGGACCTCGATCAAGTGGACTCCATCCGAATCATGGCACTTTTGCATCACGTCGAGCAGTTCACCGGAATTCGAAATCCGGTAACCCTTGGCACCGTAGGCTTCGGCATACTTGACGAAATCGGGGTTCCCATAGTCCAACCCGTAGTCGGCCAGACCCATGTGGGACTGTTTCCATTTGATCATTCCATAAGCGTTATCTCGCAGGACCAAGATCACCAATTGCATCTTCAATCGGACGGCGGTTTCTAGTTCCTGGCTGTTCATCATGAATCCGCCGTCGCCACAGATCGCCATGACTTTACGATCCGGATAGACCAGTCGCGCCGCCATCGCCGACGGCAGCCCCGCCCCCATCGTCGCCAACGCATTGTCCAACAACACCGTGTTGGGATCGCTGGCAGGGTAGTTCCTGGCAAACCAAATTTTATAGACGCCATTGTCCAGCGCGATGATGCCATCGTCCGGCATGACCTTGCGAACGTCAGCGACCAAGCGCTGAGGATAGATCGGGAATCGCGGATCATCGGATCCGTCGGTCAAGTGAGCGACCGCAACCGATTTTACCTTCATGAAACGGTCAAAGCACCAGTCGGTCGATGGCGTGATCGACTCACTGATCTGCCAGATCGAATTGGCGATGTCACCGACAACCTCGGTCTGCGGAAAATAAACGGGATCGACCGCAGCCGACGAAAAATTGATGTGAATCACCTGCACGCCACCCTGCTTCATAAAGAACGGCGGCTTCTCGACCACGTCATGACCAACGTT
Protein-coding regions in this window:
- a CDS encoding serine/threonine protein kinase, which translates into the protein MIATTHEHPSDEELVDFGFGRVPPDRFERLMQHLDSCQSCQQRMDASSLDDSFAAVLSAEVPSSDDAVLAEADCQAAIFHAAGPQKMRLDPVLPPVDSLGPYRLLRPLGRGGMGAVYLAEHTRLKRKCAIKLLPRGHGFDSVWVNRFEREMQAVAALSHPGIVTATDAGDSGGWHYLVMEYLDGLDLAAIVRRLGPLDIAAATTIMRGVCRAIAAVHDRGLVHRDIKPSNIMLTSQGTVKLLDLGLVLDQSQPIADLRLTTVGHVIGTLAFAAPEQLSDGDSVDSRADLYSIGATLYQLIAGHPAHDSSRGIAPLVIDKTTRPADRLKDAAAEVPPALDDLVSQLLSRDRDDRPDQAHEVADRLDAFTRSVSLKPLIRQAMRAEDPEPMLSATLPIPNAASGEPPRPNRTLIGFLGGAAAAAILATIIITIQSDKTRVRIETDDPNLAVQVSQSPTVASADPNVALGDTDESAAPIVPSKKRFKGETIDHWVGILETERDVDTLGEAINAVVSLADESDVDAVGAILRSARRFGGWTASADKSEPSQLYMTQFIDTIKRIMPSPGIEAITAELGDGNQNSRAACLWALLNFEGGFSGTASSRLLAWADDPQNKQKADALHQALRSLTDDDLHFTQSISTARDLSLKLAIALNAPLDEEPGLSEEIDQNVTKAKSMPPIAERLEDPFPGGRNTTRQANFSVYRFIAAKQLGIELPPALEVQGLLDDALIARDKRHQGFLDQLKKTPAVYADEALLWLYTKNPNWLASPSHYSGQTFIENQDLWTKALPIIVENTTRPDMAGQVMDLVLASVGTSISEDARKLLQAARDRCEERFVAEPGENSNDPFSAGSESPFGEMKQPHSSGGGMF
- a CDS encoding alpha-2-macroglobulin family protein; translation: MLLCSLSCQFVSLLNPWRLAINAIYWRSGTRQEFRPRMCDHRKSWRLALLNASQRLLPALWLALWLAFGLVPAPSIAQDTRDVKWKSVRQAIDQGLPQTAIDRLDPMIDRFRADGNVDAAIHAVCWKITLEGQIEGNKPEEKITRLREEIEKSSAEMKPVMEAILANWYWQYFSQNRWRFAQRTETAQSPSDDFTTWGLDRILSEVDAHFQTALSAADALQTTPVGQFDELLEPGTAPTSYRPTLYDVLVCNALDFYSAGEHAATQVRDAFEVSADGPIFDDRDAFLAWQPETDDQDSALLRGVQLYQSLIRFHQADADPSALLDADQSRLTFGNNHAFGEDKDQRFRSALRRLADANIDHPIAAMALNELAQSLRQSDPVAAHAAATEGLTRHPDSVGGRRCYNMIQEIESPSATIMTERVWNLAGDDVIRPTIDVAYKNVTKVYLRLVRSDFQDFLSGKRSSVDGYGQNEMSELLTRTPIAAWSADLPATDDYQVRTESVDAPAIDAPGSYLLIASHDKDFASPVNQLSLCDVWVSDLSMVVRNHSGDGLVDGFLLDARTGDPIVGANVEAWSQSPQQPRNRKRFATVQTDTDGMFRITGGRQQNVTLLASANGQQISSANQLYLLQSRRRSDPVRSAVLFTDRSIYRPGQTIQFKGICYRQHAATDDYRVLSRTKGTVVFTDVNGKEIEKQAFLTNDFGSFSGSFVAPRDRLTGQMRLSIEGPIRGQASVTVEEYKRPKFRVELKPPSDEVKLGENVTVTGEATAYTGVAIGDASVSWRVVRQVQYPIWWLRSCWWMPVQQGASQEIAHGTATTDPAGRFDVSFVAQPDSSVSVESDPTFEYQVYADVTDTTGETRSDQRTVRVGYTALSASVNADDWLTDDKPTEITIRTESLDGESRAANGKLTVYRLQQPDRVHRPALVELYRRYPQGQPRKPDLSDPVTWDVGEAVFHDDFATDASGRSVVKVALEPGMYRAKLVTKDAYGKDVHAETQMRVLDPDSNRLTTKVPFLLASPSDSVQPGQQYVAVWGSGYDRARAYVEIECRGEIRESFWTDPADTQMQIKQMVDEKMRGGFTLRVTMVRDNRANLESRVIDVPWTNKKLDVQWEHFVSKLAPAAKETWTAVIQGPDSEAAAAEMVATLYDASLDAYLPHVWQTGFTGFRRERSSISSSFENQPKQLRTIVHGWQINRRDGSLSYVSLPPEFLQTPFQQFRGRGYGGMMMRGAMMKGSSGPPMHASESMMMDDGGGGMGGGMAMSAAASPSFAPATGATGNGTDGSGPAKPEVDFGEVAVRKNLNETAFFFPKLIAADDGTVRMEFTMPEALTEWKFLGFAHDRSLRSGGISDTAVTAKDLMVVPNPPRFVREGDEIEFTVKVSNQSPTRQTGSVRLTFADARTTKSVDSLLENNETDQPFQIAAGQSQTVAWRIRVPDGLGAITYKAVGSTGRLSDGEEGVLPVLSRRVLVTESITLPIRGKQTKQFDFDKLLRSGDSDSLEHQSVTAQMVSNPSWYAVMALPYLMEYPHQCSEQTFNRFYANAMAQHIATSNPKIRRVFDQWRATPALDSPLQQNEELKSVVLEETPWVRQAESESQARRNVGILFDKNRLEDETARTLHQLTQMQKPDGMWPWFPGGGSNRYITLYITTGFGRMRHLGVDVDMSAAIGSLQALDQWMSDEFDDLKEVDRSKNHLSNTVALYLYGRSFFLKDQAVAPQHQQAFDYWVSQAKQHWLAIGNRQSQAHIAIALTRLGDRAPAEGIMRSIKERSVTDEEMGRFWRDTEASWWWYHAPIESQAMMIEAFDEVMDDAEAVEDCKVWLLKQKQTQDWKTTKATSDAVYALLLRGSDQLASDELVQVSMGGKTIQPQSVEAGTGFFEERFAGADVTPSLGDITVTKVDDGVAWGSVSWQYLEDMSKVTAHDGTPLKLTKSLFVKTNTDNGPTLVAVDGPVSVGDELVVRIVLRTDRDMEYVHLKDYRGSGTEPTNVLSQYRFQDGLAYYESTRDTASHFFIDYLPKGTYVFEYSTRVQLRGQYQTGYANIQCMYAPEFAGHSESLPIVVK
- a CDS encoding acetolactate synthase large subunit; the protein is MKASELFLRALEAEGVEYIFGIPGEENLDFLDSLSRSSIRLILTRHEQAAGFMAATYGRLTGKVGVCLSTLGPGATNFVTAAAYAQLGGMPMLMITGQKPVKSSKQGQFQIVDIVDMMRPLTKYTHQLVSASNIPFRVREAFRLAMEEKPGATHLELPEDIAAEEVDTLPHAASYVRRPIAEGKSIRAAVQMIQNAKHPLLLIGAGANRKLTRRTLGKLIAKTGIPFATTQMGKGVVDENHELFLGNTALSSGDFVHRAVDSADLIINVGHDVVEKPPFFMKQGGVQVIHINFSSAAVDPVYFPQTEVVGDIANSIWQISESITPSTDWCFDRFMKVKSVAVAHLTDGSDDPRFPIYPQRLVADVRKVMPDDGIIALDNGVYKIWFARNYPASDPNTVLLDNALATMGAGLPSAMAARLVYPDRKVMAICGDGGFMMNSQELETAVRLKMQLVILVLRDNAYGMIKWKQSHMGLADYGLDYGNPDFVKYAEAYGAKGYRISNSGELLDVMQKCHDSDGVHLIEVPVDYSENDQILNHDIKRLSAAV
- a CDS encoding aldehyde dehydrogenase family protein yields the protein MLKPSYPYYLAGRPVAANTDLEVTDKYTGEVATRVAVADSAAIEQGIAAAADSADAMRRMPPYQRREILDHCVGRFRERFDELAMSLCIEAGKPIKDSRGEVTRLIDTFRIAAEESVRMTGEVMNLEISPRARGYRGMWKRVPIGPCSFISPFNFPLNLAAHKIAPAIAVGCPFVLKPASRTPIGALMIGEILAETDLPAGAFSILPCSRDGADLFTTDDRLKLLSFTGSPDVGWRLKSKAGKKKVVLELGGNAACIVDQDSDLNDVVERLVIGAFYQSGQSCIGVQRIIVHESIYEVLRDRLVAATKRLVAGDPKDEDTFVGPMISESEAARLDGWIQTAVAAGGKLLCGGGRTGSMLEATLLEDVPAQQDICTQEAFGPVAVLSRFSSFDEALDRVNDSVFGLQAGIFTRDLYKMQKAWDELDVGGVVVGDIPSWRVDNMPYGGVKDSGLGREGIRFAMEDMTEIRNLVIRTPL